ataaaaaacacaacaataagcAGCCACATGCTGTCGCTTGGAGATGAACTTAGCAGATTTATTCCCTTCACCTTTCAAAGGGGCAGGACTACCACCTATGTCACCAAATTTTAACTCTGGGTAAGTCACTTGGAAGTCTGCAGATATGTAGACCCACAGAAAGGGCGTAAAAATTTCCAAACCAGAGCCCACGTGCACGATTTGATGGGGACAAGCCTAACTGTTCATGCATTTAGCAGAAGCAAACTTCTCTAAATCCACAAGTTCCTCTCAGTTATCTATATATAGACACTTCAAAACAATGGCTTGGTGtggaagacaaaacatttaccTGTAACTTATCAAGAAAAAGAGGAACATCATGTATTTGCAGCTTGTTTATGAAGTTGGGTTCACATTAACTGTTTTGCTTGTACAGAATTTAGTGCAATGATGCACAAAATATTACTcccaacaaaaacattcaatcTAACAGACATCTGATTGTGACAGTTAACAGGATCAAGACCAAGAAAAACCTTGAAGTTGGATCACCCAAATACAAATGTGCTGTAACATAAGAATCTCTTGTCAATCtgagaaaaatgtcttttctgggTACAAACCATTCATTATAAGTGTaccaagaagagaaaaaaatgccacAGTGGTCAGGATGGCACGCAGGGCTTTGAACCAGCTGGGATAAGTGGGAAGTAGAGACAGATCATAATGCAGTGATATTCCAAGTCCCATGATAACCATGGTGGCTGCAGGAACAATGCTATCGCTCATCAGCATGGCCACCCAGGCTAACAGGGAGGGAACCACGCTGTTGGTTAGGTTAATCCAGTCAGGTTTGGCTGGGCTGCTATCAGGAAGTGCAAATCCCCATCGAGCTCCACCCAGGAAAGAAACGATGGAGGCGGCGTAGGCTAGCTGGGCATAAGCTAACTCTGGGTAGTAGATCTCAGTCACAGCCATGAGCAGAGTCGGGGAGACAAAAGGGATCAGCCCCGCGAACCCCAAATAGAGGGCAGGTTTGGGAGCTTTCCACAAGTGCTTCATGTCATAGCGCAGCAGATCCAGCTCTCTGGGAGGAGGTTCAGGCTGAGCTCGCTTCTTAAGCCTCACTGCAGAAGAGTGGAAATGTTGGTTCCTCACCAAAAGTGAAGCATCATGAGTGTGGGTTTGCCGGAAGAGCTCAGTCCTCCTGAATCCAAGTACAGCCAGAGGTTTTACTTGTCCAGTGTCCCTTTGTGTAGACAGGAGCTTAGCGGATGAAGTCCAGCAGTAGGAGACAGATCCACCATCTGAGGCTCCGGCCAGAGCTGATGTCCAGCATCTTTGTGGAGGACCTGCCCAGTGCAGTACCTAAGAGGACATAATAATggcatttaaaattaattttagtCTTATAATAATTATAACTGATTCAAAAAATAAGAGCACAGGTTTGTTTGAAGCTGCGAAATCACATTTGTGTTACCTTCTGGGCTGCCAAGGTGCTTCTTCTACACAGGACAGAGAGcatctgttaaaaaatgaaacagaagtcaggaaaacacaaacacacaataaaggCTAATTCACTAACAATTAAAAGTAATGCACACAGAgtttaaataaacaagaaaatataaacATGTAGAActtctaattatttttattaccaAAAAAATTCCAGATAATTTTCTTAATGTTTAACAATCTTACATAAATTgcaccatatattattatattatgatTATAACCGATCCAGTTATTTATACTGGTGAAAATAACTTCAAAGGTCAACTCATATGATGCAGTTTTCCATTCCATTTCCATCTTAAAGCATCAAAAACTCGTTCATGAGTGTGACGTTTCAAATATTTTAGCTCACATGATAATTGCAAAACTtacatttgtttaatttgtacataaaacacacatgtaAATCATGCTGATTACAGTCTAAGCAAGGACACTACACATTCCAAACACATGCAACCTAATCACTGGAAACAATACTATACAACTCTCTATAATCATCCTAAATGCCAGCCTGATCCGACAAACTGCAATTTCTTGGGTCTCAATCATTCAGCTACAATAAACGCTCAAGTTCCACAAAGAGAAACCTTTGGTGTCACCATGAATATAGAGTTCTGTGTAGGGCTTATCTGCATTACATGTAGCAAAGGCAGAAATATACAAACCAGTACATGCAGCTTGAACAAACAGCAGCCAGATTTGGGCACACCACTTCTACAGTGAAACCTTGGTATATACACGTCAAAACTCGACAGTGTCTCCAGAGGCTTACTACACGTTTAGGTCAGACAGGTATATGAGTAAATGTTAGGTTGCTGTAACAGACGAACTAACGGTTGACACGGGAGGTAAAACAAAACGTTGCTGAGCTGAAACATTTTACTTGGCTCTAAGGGTAATAAACCATGTTCGTGAAATGTAGACGTTATATTTACCTCTGTTTCAGGTTGAAAACCTCATAACATAAAGTTATTTCTCTCCAGGGTCAGTGTGCACGTATCTCACACGACATTGAACTGGTCGGTACGCGACTTATTCCATCCGTGTTCGATGAAAAGCGCTCAGAACGTCAGTTCCACCACAAGACAGCGAGGAGGCAAGAATAAACAGAAGTTAGATTTTGCACAGtaattcacaaaaacaaaactaaataaaataaaaaagatagattttttaaaagataaaaacaattttagagttcaggaaaaataaataacatagcCCTTAATTACAGGGAGATTTAAACGTGTTCATGTATTAAAACGTTGCACTTATAAATActgatttaaacaaacaaaaacaaacaaaaaacgtaAAGACTGTATAGGATGACACGTTCCCGAAAGCTATTTGAGCAGCTAAAAAGTATTTCAGACCTaacacaaaatttaaataatttttgagCGAAAAGACAGGTTTTTCTACATAAAATTGACCTGGCAGTTCTAATGGAGCTCCAAAATTAATACAGAACcagaaaatttctgaaaaaagtGGGCAAATGCAGTGATATAACTATATTTaaggtatattttatataagtACAGCATATTTTATGTGTGACGAGACATGGTTACCTCCAcatttgtaattaaaaaaatcttgtgaGGGTGACATCAATCATTAgcttaacaaaaacaaaattttcagcaacaaaaaaaaagcataatacTTAAACCGGAAAAACCATAGCAGATACGAGAACACAGATTTAGAGTACTCGAAGCCTCATCTTTCAATAGGAAAAttatagttatttttttaatgacagaatGACAAATCACAACTATGAGCAGTCACACACAAGGTTTCACAAACCTAAAAATTTTTAAGGTTTAGCATGataaatatacacacgtggacaaaattgttggtacccctcagttaaagaaggaaaaacccacaattctcactgaaatcacttgaaactcacaaaagtaacaataaataaaaatttattgaaaattaaataatcaaaatcagccatcacttttgaattgttgattaacataattattaaaaaaaaaaaaacaactaatgaaatagggctggtcaaaaatgatggtacccataacttaatattttgttgcacaaccttttgaggcaatcactgcaattaaacgatttctgtatttgtcaatgagcgttctgcagctgtcaacaggtattttggcccactccccatgagcaaacagctccagttgtctcaggtttgatgggtgtcttctccaaatggcatgtttcagctccttccacatatgttcaatgggattcagatctgggctcatagaaggccactttagaatagtccaacgcttttctctcagccattcttgggtgtttttggctgtgtgttttggatcgttgtcctgttggaagacccacgacctgcgactgagaccaagctttctgacactaggcagcacatttctctccagaatgccttgatagtcttcagatttcatcgtaccttgcacactttcaagacaccctgtgccagatgcagcaaagcagccccaaaacattactgagcctcctccatgtttcaccgtagggacagtgttcttttcttcgtatgcttggtttttgagtctatgaacatagagttgatgtgccttaccaaaaagctccagtttggtctcatctgtccaaaggacattctcccagaagctttgtggcttgtcaacatgcatttttgcaaattccagtctcgcttttttatgagtttttttcagcagtggtgtcctccttggtcgtctcccatgaagtccactttggctcaaacaacgacgaatggtgcgatctgacactgatgtaccttggccttggagttcacctttaatttctttggaggttgctctgggctctttggatacaattccaacgatccgtctcttcaatttgtcatcaattttcctcttgcggccacgtccagggaggttggctactgtcccgtgggtcttgaacttctgaataatatgagccactgttgtcacaggaacttcaagctgtttagagatggtcttatagcctttacctttaagatgtttgtctatcattttttttcggatgtcctgggacaattctctccttcgctttctgttgtccatgttcagtgtggtacacaccttttcaccaaacagcagggtgactacttgtctccctttaaataggcagactgactgattatgagtttggaaacacctgtgatgtcaattaaatgacacacctgagttaatcatgtcactctggtcaaatagttttcaatcttttatagaggtaccatcatttttgtccaggcctgtttcattagtttgtttttttaaataattatgttaatcaacaattcaaaagtaatggctgtttttgattatttaattttcaatcaatttttatttattgttacttttgtgagtttcaagtgatttcagtgagaattgtgggtttttccttctttaactgaggggtaccaacaattttgtccacgtgtgtaaatgctatatataaatgttaatgtcatacttaacatttatatttaacatttatgtctgacatttaatatttacattaaactaTTTAAGATATTTCTAAGATGACAAATATTGcagtaaatgttgtaaaaggtcaccagaaaaaaatcacaccactTGTTTGTACATGGTTTGAAGctaaatgtgacacagaaaaaaacatgctacATTGTGGTATAAAACCGTAACAAATAACAAAGAAGgatgacaaagtaaaaaaaaaaagtccacacCAAAAGATCTGTATTTTCTAAATACAAATGGTAATTTGTTGTTTAGCAGCATTTCACCATAAAGTTACACTTTTCTTTACTGTGTttgaatcagcaaaaaatatttttttattgtgttgatattttctgttttgtgagaGAAAACTGATGTATGTAAAGGATTTCAAAATAGCAAAATCATTTCTCAAGGTGTTATTTTACAAGTGGACCGTGTTTTATTGcaaattaaaatatgaataggattggagtttctaccggTAGAGATTccaatcgcagtctctactggtagaaactccaattctaccaaatcgcagtctctaccctgccATATATATTTGGATGAACTCAAAACATAAAGGTTTAAACTTAAGGAATGTAACTTTTTAAAGAGGTGTATGACAAATTTAATAATACATAAAGGTATGTtatgcatgaaatctgtcacaaaatGATAACTCAATGAGTGTACAGGAGACTAAAGCAAAATCTAAACATGTTTGGATGtgttctctgtaaaaaaaaaaaagctcaatatCTGTTTTTTACTTGGGGTGTTAATCATTGCTACAAACTActcctgtttttttgtcaacAATAAATACTGCTGCCTCTGAAAGCTGACTTCTCTTGGtgattttttgaagatctttaacATTTGAGCATGGTCAAGTCAAAGGCTCTGGCCCTTGATTTGGAAATTAGATTCCACTTCATCAAGCTCCAGGCAATGATGACATAGAAAAAGATTTTGGACTCAAGTGGTCAAAATTCAAACTTCTTCCCTGTGCCTCTCCACCACCCTTATCATGTGTCTTCTGCAATATTGACACTTACACTTTGTCTTGTTCCAAACTCCAGAGTGAAaaggagtcaaactcatcttgcCTTGTCCTTCCCACAGACACTTCTCCAGGAACACgtttgcagtgtttttatttgaatatcTAGAACATGAAAAGATGTGGATCAACAGAACCACATCTGATCCACAACAAGCTGAGCGTTGTTGCTCAGCTGGATGTGCAGGTATTTTGTTAGGCTAAAAATTGTTTGTGTTGCGTATTTTGTATGGTGTGTATTCAGTGTTTTAAATGCTAACTGTGTGTGTCGTGTGTTCAGAGTTTTCAGCACAGGCATGCTTACAACAAATATAAATCACTGCCAGTTTTACCTGAGTTATCTTGACCATGCTCAAAAATATCTCACATACTTGTGGTGTATGGAGTTTGAAATGCTTTTCCTACTTTTAAAATCCCTTTTATATTTGCACTGTGACAAACCAGTAGAGTCAACAGAGGTTGCCAGGTAATAAAGTTTCAGAGTATAATACAAAGTTGGGTCTAGTGTATGAATTTTCAGTAATTCCTTGCCGAGGCCAACACAAAGAACTTGTTTTTTAGTGAAGTCATGAAACAGTATGGCCTATGAAGCAACCTTTAATAACACGTTGGACAAGTTTTGGAGATTTTGTAAATTGTTATGTGTTAAAGATATTCCTGTGACATAGCATACTGAACAAATCACCTCAGTCTTCCAGTGAGACGACAAACGAAGAAGAAGATACCAGATTTTATTAGCACAGGTGCAGATACAGATAGTTGTTACAGATTGGTTTTATACTTATTGCCCAGCAGAGGGCAGGTAgcaaacagattttttaaaaaaatgtaatttagttGTTTAATAACCTGCTCATTTCCTTGAGGTTGTCTAGATTAGAAAACAatgcaatatttaaaatattcaaagcaATCTTGTGATCCTATTTTGTCTCCTGATGATGTTTTCCATGAATATGGCAAATCAAAAATAGGATCTGTATGTCATTATTTAAAGCAATGCAACCTCTACAGAATCACTAAATGACCAAAGAATGATACAAATAAATGTTGCATTAATTACACTCATTAGTGTTGAAAATTAGTTGCAGCAGGTGCTCATTCAGATTTAATATTAAGCAGACGGAGTCATCATTGCTTGCTAGAGGGTAAATAGGAAACCTTTAAAGAACTCTTATCATTTCCACAGTGTTTTTCTAGAAGTCGTACACCGTGATCAATGAGCTCATGTCCTGAAACTTATTTCTACAGAATGCAGGCTAAATCTCGACCTCTAAAACcagaataaatacagaaaaacagccGTGTTCAGCCACAGGAGGTGCTCAGACAGCGCCGTCGCTCTGAAAGACAAACATAATTaccattttcatgtgttttgctCCCCAGGTGTGATTCATTTGTTCACTAAAAGTAATCCTCAATCTGTAAATGGTTATACTTCAACTTGCTAATAAACTAAAAGGACAATATACTGTATTCTAATTACATGTCTGTTATATACAAGGCATAGCCtacttttttaaactttcagatTAGTCTAAACAAGTCTAATGTTTTATAATAATATTTCCTTACATTTTACTAATATATTGTACTTTGTTAGGATcactttcttcttttcctttatcgaaccagaaaaaaatagaataatctAATATAATATGATAATAGTGTGGTAATTATAAATAGTCAGAATGTAAACTTGATTTCAGGTTTCCCTGCACATTGAAGCCAGTTAATCTCATCAGTAGACTTAAATGTAATGAATACAGCTGATGCCAGATTAGACACTGACCCCTCCACAGCAGCCACAGCAGTCCCCACACAGAGCTCCCAGCAGGCCGTTCACCACCTGCACAGCACACAGCGCCATCTGGATCAAACCCATGACCAGCAACACGGAAAACAGAGACAGATGCCAGGACACCACGTTAGGCGGCTCTTTGCAAGAATCCCAGGCAGTTTTGTTGGACAGATAGTCtctggaagaggaggatgagaaagagacaaaacattaatCTGTGGACACTTAACTGTGCTGAAAGCAGGGTAATTAATGTCTACTTAAAGTCTGATGCTATTTGTTAGAGTGTTGGTGACCTTAGATTAAAAGTGAACATACAGAAAGGTAGTGCAGTAGAATTTGATACCTGAAACACTTGTTAAAATAATGACTGATGGATTGgttgaaccagaaccagaacagcaAAATATCTGAGATTTCTGATGTGACATCAGTGCCATGGAGCTGttcaaaacactaaaaaattatttaaatcaaaaataactCAACAGCATCTTCATACATCTCAACTCTGAATAAACCACACATCTCACTGTGACAAGCAAGACTTTTCAGCTCTTGTGAGCCAGAGGATCAAAGAAATTCCCCGTCTTTCTACCAAAGTAGTTGTCCCTGTGCAAAAAGGTGTTGACATAGCAGACCAGGATTAACGATCTAGGGGATAAAAACTAACCATAGAGCCAAACTTATGGCTTCAAGAGCCAAAAAGAGGGAAGACTGGaaatctacacagacatcttTAAGCACATTTAGACAGAAGTAACAGAAAGTTACATTGTAAAGTTAAcatcatttcagtttattttgtgcatttcaggtgCACACAGTGCACACAGTGCATGTGGCCCCGTGACAGTTTCTTGGGCAGTTTCTTATATGAGCACCACAAGTTAAATATAATTTGCCTCCAATATACTGGAGTGGCATTATAAATTTTAAACTGAACCATCAGCGCATCAGCATAGATATACACTATATCACGTAGACACAATAGGCACGTTGCATGAACCAACATTTGAGCCTTCAGAGGAGCGGTGTGTAGAACTTAGTGCCATCTACTGGTGAGGTTGCAGATTGCAAACAATTGAATCCACCTTTCCTTATCCTTTCTTTCCATGCATATAGCAAAACTCACTGGGCCAATAAAACAAAGCTACAGGCCCTCTCTAGAGCCAGTGTTTGATTTGTCTACTTTGTGTTACTGTAGAAACATGGCAGACTCTGTGGAAGAGGACACATTCCCTTGACAAGAGAAATACAACAATTCCTATTTTTAGGGGAGTATgcacaaatgaaaacataatcATGAATAGTATACTATTTTCTGCCAATACAGCCTCCTTAACCCTACACACTGATGATTTTGTCTTTATATCTTAGGATAGTAAACTGCTTTTATGAAAAAATTGAAACTCTTACTGAGAATTTTTAGCTCAAAGAGACCATATGTCCATTATTACACTGGTAGCCATGTgcataatataaaataataatcgTGCCTTACCCGTTTAAGAAGGGATATTCCCACTGATTTGTTGTAGCATTAACCACACACTGAGGTCCTTGGTTGATGGCCACAGCAGAAACAATAACTGAGTATCCAGCACCGACAACACCGACAGCTGCAAACAGTATAGAACTCAGCATCTACATGGAGAGACAGGAAAAGTACAGTTACTCACATTGGGAATCAATACATTCATCTATCTCACTGTAACCATCTTAATCAATGACAACAATGAAGCTATTGTCTTGGTGTGCAGAGACCAGGATCAGGGTCATGACCGCTGTAAGTGAACGTGTGTGAGATCTGACAGCCGATTCTCTCCTCACACTCACAACACCTGCACATTCCTCAAGCATCGAtcagtgtgtgtctctgcagcacAATGTTGCTTTGTTTCAGAAAGTGAAGCGAAACTCCCATCAGGGGAATGTCTTTTTACAGCCACGGATTCCCATtaatttgtgtgtatgtgtgttattGCTGTGTAAATCATGCAGGGTGTGTACATAGtgcctctgtgtttgttttccattacACACTGGGTGATTGGAGTCCACAGTTAACAGGTGACATGCAGTAATAGATCGACTGTACAAGTTGCTTAATGCTACCTCtttaattaatttctttttgttCGGTCATTAATAGAAGTTCCTTATTTTGGGGTTTTAAGCTATTTTTGCTAAGACAAGAAGTTAAATTgacaatttttattttctgcgcaatgaaaaataaacaaggtCCTCCTGTGACGATAGCTCAATATTAAGATAACAGCACTGCAAATAAATGTACGAGGCTTCATAAAAAATATTGTGCAATAAAGGTGAAAGAAACTAACTACAAAATGTTGTGCTTTTTGTACCACCAAAGATATTTCACAATCTGTTTTCCACCCAGAATGGACTTTTTATAACCAGATTTTCACACGTTTTATAATTCTAATTAGTACATAATTAAATAATACCATTTACATTATGTTCTAGGAGGCAGTCATCTAATTCTGCTCTGACACAATGATTATCCTTTCACTCCAGTTAAATCTGGAATTTagagatacaaaaaaagaaaaactttggGACAGTATTTGGCAAAAATGCATCATGTACTTAAAACACAGATGTTATTAACAGAAGCTAAAACTGTTATAAGTCATGTGGAAACTTCAACAGTCAGCAGAGGACATACGCTGATTCTTACTATTCACTTGTGGAGAGCATTCTACCTAACCATTTCATTAACAGGAACAAACTCAGCAAGGTTATTAACATGTGTAGCAAGACTAAGggtaaaaaacaacacaatatggCACTGCTTTTGGAATCCTGAGTGGTTAGAAAATGGCGGGCAGTCctcactgatgcacactccctCTCTACACTGAATACGAGTTGTTACCATCAGGACAGAGATACATGAAATGAGGGTCAACTGCATTTTGTTGAACTCAATTCTTGATCATTGGCAATTTTGTTGCGGAGCACTTTGGCATGtgctaccgttcaaaggtttggggtcctCATTTTTGatagaaaatcagtttttttcaatgaagataacattaaatgaatcagaaatgcagtcttgacattgttaatgtggtaaatgactattatagctgtaaatggctgatttttaatggaatatctccataggggtacagaggaacatttccagcaaccatcactcctgtgttctaatgctacattgtgttagctaatggtgttgaaaggctaactgatgattagaaaacaaacCCTTTttcaattatgttagcacatgaataaaagtgtgagttttcatggaaaacatgaaattatctaggtgaccccaaacttttggatgGTAGTGTAAGTTCTGCCTGTGAATGTGATGTTCTAATTTTTCTGCTGTACATGAAATCATCTGACAgtttacacagaaataaagaaaacgaTAGTAGTAACTTTAACTatctaactaactaactaactaactaactaactaactaactaactaagtTAACTGGACACTCGAGAGTGATAGTCACCGTTAAGTAGTGCTACAAAGACTTACTGCAAATCTCCGTCCACAGCTTTCGTTGCCACAACAACCGCAGCAGTCATTGTTCTTCAGACCCAGGAAGACCAGAGCTGGGAAGATCATctgccacacaaacacaccacacgttcacaaatacacacacacacacacacacacacacacacacacacacacacacacacacacacacaaaggcttGATGAGATGAGGAATTATTGGTTTCTTGACTGTGTACCAGAGGAAATTGAACTGTCTGATGTCCCCTCGCAGTCACTAATTACCTAATTACCTGTATCTTTAAAAAGTTGATATTTCgatctttcttttcatttttatgtattttttttcagacaattaCGAGAGCAATAAAGTACTCCAACATtacttttctaaaaatgaaaataaaaaatttgaatTCATAAAATTAGGGTTTTACCTTTTTTCAGTCATTATGTGTAGAAGTAAAGACAATACAGCTGTTATTTCATTaggtcttttttctttttttgcatttttttaagaacaaataattacaaataaatCATTAATATGCATTTAAGTCTACACCATACGACACCATCATGATTCTATTATGAAGAAAATTTTTTGGTATTTATATTTTCTTAtaatttacaaattcaactttaCAGCGCACTAACACACTCACCAGCACTCCTGATCCTAAAATGCCTCCAAAGTACCAGACCTGCAGTGTGATGTGGTCGCTATCCACAGACTTTCCTCCGGGGAAGAAAAGCAGGATGTTGCACAGAACACATATAATGGACAGAGGCATCAGACTGATCCCCAGACATTTGGCAAAGCCTCCTGAGCACATTCTGACACTGATGGTTTAACCActactgacagaaacaactgctGAGATTAGAAAACTCTCTACCTAAACTGGCCTTTTAATCGAATTTTCTGATATTAAGATCTTACAAAATTTAAACTTCAATCAAGCCTGGTCTTTGTCTACTACAAGCAGCTCAGGTGATAGAATCTGAGATGCCAGTGAAGAATAACGTTCTACTTGTTTGTGTAGACCTATTTTATCTCCAGCTGCACCCTCCTAACACCTCCAAACAGTTTCTCAGTAAACCTCTTAAGCTATACTGCCAGCATCACCTGTCCAGTTTCTGAGGATGGTTAATGCCTCATTTGAGCCTTTATAGACCCCCCGCCTCTCTGTGTGATCTCACTGCTTCACTTTTATACCAGCCAGCTGTAATATGGCAGGATCTCACACAAGCACACATGTAGTGTGCAAACACACATGCGCATGCTCGTGGccgcatgcaaacacacagatatCCATTAATGCAGATTACATACCTGTGtgcgcacacagacacaccagtGAAGACACTGTGGTCTCAGTGGTTAATGTTCCACCATGTGTTTTGTGTACATGGAGACAGAAGAGGAAGCGACAGACAGTTGGTCGATACAGCAGGGCCCTCATGGATGATCTGCACCGACCACGTTTAGGGAGTAACAAGAAAAACTTCTCCATAGTCAGGATTGTTTAATCCAGAGTTTGAATGAATGCATCCTTTTCCATATTGGCAATGCTTCACTGTGTGTTCAAAGTTGACAAATGTGAGCAATCTAGTAGTAGAAACTGAACTTGATCAATGATTTCCATTAATCACTGTAGAAATGTCAGAAACGCTCAGTAGAAGGACAAAGTCCAAATCGTTGGGCCATAAACCTGCCTGGTCATCAATTAACCACTGGTGTAACTAATAAGGCTTGTCAAGTGGTTATAAAGTTATGTGTTTATTCTCATTTGATAATACATTCTACCTGAAAATCAAGGAACACattcaaaaaaatcatacatTCTCTGAAATTTacaatttcagtttgtttttgtcgggtaaaaagacaaacatgcaCGTTAAAATTAACGATTAGTC
This region of Acanthochromis polyacanthus isolate Apoly-LR-REF ecotype Palm Island chromosome 4, KAUST_Apoly_ChrSc, whole genome shotgun sequence genomic DNA includes:
- the LOC110959772 gene encoding transmembrane protein 69-like; its protein translation is MLSVLCRRSTLAAQKVLHWAGPPQRCWTSALAGASDGGSVSYCWTSSAKLLSTQRDTGQVKPLAVLGFRRTELFRQTHTHDASLLVRNQHFHSSAVRLKKRAQPEPPPRELDLLRYDMKHLWKAPKPALYLGFAGLIPFVSPTLLMAVTEIYYPELAYAQLAYAASIVSFLGGARWGFALPDSSPAKPDWINLTNSVVPSLLAWVAMLMSDSIVPAATMVIMGLGISLHYDLSLLPTYPSWFKALRAILTTVAFFSLLGTLIMNGLYPEKTFFSD
- the tm4sf4 gene encoding transmembrane 4 L6 family member 4, giving the protein MCSGGFAKCLGISLMPLSIICVLCNILLFFPGGKSVDSDHITLQVWYFGGILGSGVLMIFPALVFLGLKNNDCCGCCGNESCGRRFAMLSSILFAAVGVVGAGYSVIVSAVAINQGPQCVVNATTNQWEYPFLNGDYLSNKTAWDSCKEPPNVVSWHLSLFSVLLVMGLIQMALCAVQVVNGLLGALCGDCCGCCGGSDGAV